A part of Sinorhizobium chiapasense genomic DNA contains:
- a CDS encoding LysE family translocator, with translation MSYAENLWLFFTLLFGIIIVPGMDMVFVLANSLTGGRASGLSATAGIMAGGVLHTLYAALGVSVVLHLVPQLFNVLLVAGALYIAWIGFSLLRSSITIGGIEKAVQLSRWASFRQGALTSLMNPKAYLFMLAVYPQFLKPQFGPIWSQAAVMAMMIALTQLAVYGGLALAAGRGRDLLVGSPGATVAIGRAAGLLLIAVAVFTVWHGWVAVR, from the coding sequence ATGAGCTACGCGGAAAACCTCTGGCTTTTCTTCACCCTTCTCTTCGGCATCATCATCGTGCCTGGCATGGACATGGTCTTCGTGCTGGCGAATTCACTGACCGGCGGACGGGCCTCCGGCCTGTCGGCGACAGCCGGCATCATGGCTGGCGGCGTGCTCCACACGCTCTATGCCGCGCTCGGCGTCAGCGTCGTCCTGCATCTCGTGCCACAGCTTTTCAACGTGCTGCTTGTCGCCGGTGCCCTCTACATCGCCTGGATCGGCTTCTCGCTGTTGCGCAGTTCGATCACCATCGGCGGTATCGAAAAGGCGGTGCAGCTGTCGCGCTGGGCGAGCTTTCGCCAGGGCGCGCTGACAAGCCTGATGAATCCCAAGGCTTATCTCTTCATGCTGGCCGTCTACCCGCAGTTCCTCAAGCCGCAATTCGGTCCGATCTGGTCGCAGGCCGCGGTCATGGCGATGATGATCGCGCTAACGCAGCTTGCGGTCTATGGCGGGCTCGCGCTTGCCGCCGGCCGCGGCCGTGATCTGCTTGTCGGCAGTCCAGGCGCGACGGTGGCAATCGGAAGGGCGGCCGGTCTCCTGCTCATCGCCGTTGCCGTCTTTACCGTATGGCATGGGTGGGTAGCTGTCCGGTGA
- a CDS encoding c-type cytochrome encodes MKIRAFMLAAVLAGLGVTAVTAADEPQAVRQQLMKKVGQAAGALSGIAKGEKPYDAEIVKASLTTISETVKIFPTHFPAGTETGLETEASPKIWENMDDFKAKAAKLGTDASTLLAQLPADKAGVGAALGILGKDCSSCHETYRLKKD; translated from the coding sequence ATGAAGATACGAGCTTTTATGCTTGCTGCCGTCCTCGCAGGCTTGGGTGTTACCGCGGTCACGGCGGCGGACGAGCCGCAGGCGGTGCGCCAGCAACTGATGAAGAAGGTCGGTCAGGCCGCCGGTGCGTTGAGCGGCATAGCCAAGGGCGAAAAACCCTACGATGCGGAAATCGTCAAGGCATCGCTGACGACAATCAGCGAGACGGTGAAGATCTTCCCGACTCATTTCCCGGCGGGCACGGAAACCGGCTTGGAAACCGAAGCAAGCCCGAAGATCTGGGAAAACATGGATGACTTCAAGGCCAAAGCCGCCAAGCTCGGCACCGACGCGAGCACGCTGCTTGCCCAGCTTCCTGCCGATAAGGCCGGCGTTGGCGCTGCCCTGGGCATTCTCGGCAAGGACTGTTCCAGCTGTCACGAGACCTATCGCCTGAAAAAGGACTGA
- a CDS encoding c-type cytochrome, giving the protein MGRRTTKLLSGLVVLALAGAGGSWWLTKPAPWDQAHWEGLGEPDLANGEQIFWAGGCVSCHAAPGAKDDARLVLSGGRALKSAFGTFHVPNISPDESAGIGDWTLAEFGNAMTRGVGQNGEHLYPSFPYGSYTRMTAKDINDLWGYLQTLPKSANVAPPHDLPFPYNIRLALGGWKLLFFTDEPRVEVNTADAKLARGQYLVEGPGHCGECHTPRNALGGFEPGRWLAGAPNPEGEGRIPDITPGSRSVGSWSASDIASYLETGFTPDFDSVGGSMVEVQKNLARLSPSDREAIAAYLKALPPL; this is encoded by the coding sequence ATGGGCCGGCGAACAACGAAACTGCTGTCTGGTCTGGTCGTGCTGGCTCTTGCCGGAGCCGGCGGTTCTTGGTGGCTGACGAAACCTGCGCCATGGGACCAAGCCCATTGGGAGGGACTTGGCGAACCGGACCTCGCCAATGGCGAACAGATTTTCTGGGCCGGCGGCTGCGTCAGCTGCCACGCTGCGCCGGGGGCAAAAGATGACGCGCGACTCGTGCTTTCAGGCGGCCGGGCACTGAAAAGTGCCTTCGGTACCTTCCATGTTCCGAACATCTCACCCGATGAAAGCGCCGGCATCGGCGACTGGACGCTCGCCGAGTTCGGCAACGCCATGACGCGCGGTGTCGGGCAAAATGGCGAGCACCTTTATCCATCTTTCCCGTACGGTTCCTACACGCGCATGACCGCGAAGGATATCAATGACCTCTGGGGATATCTGCAGACGCTGCCGAAGAGCGCCAATGTGGCGCCGCCGCACGACTTGCCGTTTCCCTACAATATCCGCCTGGCGCTGGGCGGCTGGAAGCTCTTGTTCTTCACCGACGAGCCGCGTGTCGAGGTGAATACAGCGGATGCCAAGCTCGCCCGCGGGCAGTATCTGGTGGAAGGTCCCGGCCATTGCGGCGAGTGTCACACGCCGCGCAATGCGCTCGGCGGATTTGAGCCTGGCAGGTGGCTGGCCGGCGCGCCGAACCCCGAAGGCGAAGGGCGCATCCCCGACATTACGCCGGGCTCGAGAAGCGTCGGCAGTTGGAGCGCATCCGACATCGCCTCCTATCTGGAGACCGGTTTCACGCCGGATTTTGATTCCGTTGGCGGTTCGATGGTCGAGGTCCAGAAAAACTTGGCGAGGCTTTCGCCCTCTGACCGCGAGGCGATCGCCGCCTACCTGAAGGCGCTCCCGCCGCTTTGA
- a CDS encoding DJ-1/PfpI family protein, with amino-acid sequence MRLAIVLTEGFADWECALLMATARTELGLDVLIATPGGTVVTSMGGLHITPHLPTKTLAPAEFDALVLCGGSAWETAAAPNLTAMIHAFHGKGRVVAGICGATLGLAASGILNEADHTGNSLESLSAVAGYHGQRRYRDQPQALRSGRLVTAAGTAPVSFTAEIFHALGLGSAALDDYLALYAKEHAAVHAAR; translated from the coding sequence ATGCGCCTCGCAATCGTTCTGACGGAAGGTTTTGCCGACTGGGAATGCGCGCTGCTGATGGCCACGGCGCGCACCGAGCTCGGGCTCGACGTGCTGATCGCCACGCCCGGCGGCACCGTTGTCACGTCGATGGGCGGTCTTCACATCACGCCGCACCTGCCGACGAAAACGCTGGCGCCGGCGGAGTTCGACGCCCTTGTGCTCTGCGGCGGCTCAGCCTGGGAAACAGCCGCGGCACCCAATCTCACTGCGATGATCCATGCCTTCCATGGGAAGGGCCGTGTCGTCGCAGGGATTTGCGGGGCGACGCTCGGGCTTGCCGCCAGCGGCATACTCAACGAGGCGGACCACACGGGCAACTCGCTCGAAAGTCTCTCAGCGGTTGCCGGCTATCACGGTCAACGACGCTACCGCGACCAACCGCAGGCCCTTCGCAGCGGCCGGCTGGTGACGGCTGCGGGCACGGCCCCGGTCAGCTTTACGGCCGAGATTTTCCACGCACTCGGTCTCGGTTCCGCAGCGCTTGACGACTATCTTGCGCTCTACGCCAAGGAGCACGCGGCCGTTCACGCTGCACGATAG
- a CDS encoding GNAT family N-acetyltransferase: MLQTATPSLHPVPSARPLMVTIRCAKPRDLPELHEMIVELAALHGDAAPLTAERLERDLFSRTPWITALVAEAGNQLIGYAILVPTYRAAEGLRGMELHHLFVRPGHRGTGIGRHLVAKAREQARMAGCDYLSVSAATGNFQAHRFYESERFVPRPVTGMRYMQKLG; this comes from the coding sequence ATGTTGCAGACCGCCACCCCTTCCCTTCATCCCGTGCCATCGGCACGTCCACTGATGGTGACGATCCGCTGCGCCAAACCGCGCGATCTTCCCGAGTTGCACGAGATGATCGTCGAACTTGCGGCGCTTCACGGCGACGCCGCGCCGCTCACGGCGGAACGGCTTGAACGCGACCTCTTCAGCCGCACCCCCTGGATCACCGCGCTTGTCGCCGAAGCCGGCAACCAGTTGATCGGCTACGCCATCCTTGTGCCGACCTATCGCGCAGCCGAAGGCTTGCGCGGCATGGAACTGCATCACCTTTTCGTTCGTCCCGGTCATCGTGGGACCGGCATCGGCCGCCACCTCGTTGCCAAGGCGCGCGAACAGGCGCGCATGGCCGGCTGCGACTATCTTTCCGTCAGCGCCGCCACCGGCAATTTCCAGGCGCATCGCTTCTATGAATCCGAACGCTTCGTACCTCGACCTGTCACCGGCATGCGCTATATGCAGAAACTTGGGTGA